In Desulfurobacterium indicum, a genomic segment contains:
- a CDS encoding PaaI family thioesterase: protein MNDKTELPRRDSFCFVCGKDNPKGMHLKFEKYPDRVESTFSLDKIYQGYDNIIHGGIISLILDEAMAYLQTKEERFLTGKITVKFHNPLMAGEKVRVKAWIKKDRKRIKETVAIMEKADGTKVAEAEAIMFVRREK from the coding sequence ATGAACGATAAAACAGAGCTTCCCAGAAGAGACAGTTTTTGCTTTGTATGCGGAAAAGACAATCCAAAAGGTATGCATCTAAAGTTTGAAAAATATCCTGACAGAGTTGAAAGCACTTTCAGCTTAGACAAAATTTATCAAGGATATGACAATATTATCCACGGAGGTATCATATCTCTGATACTGGATGAAGCTATGGCTTACTTACAGACAAAAGAAGAAAGATTTTTAACCGGAAAAATTACCGTTAAGTTTCACAACCCGCTCATGGCCGGAGAAAAAGTCAGGGTAAAAGCCTGGATAAAAAAAGACAGAAAACGGATAAAAGAAACCGTGGCCATCATGGAAAAAGCAGACGGAACAAAAGTAGCAGAAGCTGAAGCCATTATGTTTGTAAGGAGAGAAAAATGA
- a CDS encoding twin-arginine translocation protein, TatA/E family subunit, with protein sequence MFEWILVAIIAVLAFKGDRLIKLIKSFKLAKEEFKKGKEGIEEEVISDGKPKIKVIKKG encoded by the coding sequence GTGTTTGAATGGATTCTGGTAGCAATAATTGCCGTGCTTGCCTTCAAAGGAGACAGATTAATAAAACTCATAAAAAGCTTCAAGCTTGCAAAGGAAGAGTTCAAAAAGGGCAAGGAAGGTATTGAAGAAGAAGTGATCTCTGACGGAAAACCAAAAATAAAAGTTATCAAAAAAGGATAG
- a CDS encoding YggS family pyridoxal phosphate-dependent enzyme, translating into MGIKENLMKIQEKITKAAERAGRKPEEITLLAASKTRTPQEIREAFNAGIKVFGENRVQEARDKIPALSDLPIEWHFIGHLQKNKAKYVVKMFELIHSVDSKALVEELQKRADKENKIQKVLIEVKLSPEETKHGCKEGEVPELIDTILSSPNLQLLGFMTIPPYFENAEDVRPYFQRLRNIKEKMEEEFKRNFPHLSMGMSHDFEIAVEEGATIVRIGTALFGPRNY; encoded by the coding sequence ATGGGAATTAAAGAAAACCTGATGAAGATACAAGAAAAAATAACAAAGGCTGCTGAAAGAGCCGGAAGAAAACCGGAAGAAATAACACTACTTGCCGCCTCCAAAACAAGAACTCCTCAAGAGATTCGAGAAGCATTCAACGCAGGAATAAAAGTTTTTGGAGAAAATCGAGTTCAAGAAGCAAGAGACAAAATTCCCGCTCTTTCAGACCTGCCAATAGAATGGCATTTTATAGGACACTTGCAAAAAAATAAAGCAAAATATGTGGTAAAAATGTTCGAGCTAATCCATTCCGTTGACTCTAAAGCTTTAGTTGAAGAGCTACAAAAACGAGCCGACAAGGAAAACAAAATTCAGAAAGTACTAATAGAAGTTAAACTATCCCCAGAAGAAACAAAACACGGATGCAAAGAAGGCGAAGTCCCAGAATTGATAGACACCATACTATCCAGCCCCAATCTGCAACTTCTAGGCTTTATGACAATTCCTCCATATTTTGAAAATGCGGAAGACGTAAGACCCTATTTCCAGCGACTGAGAAATATAAAAGAAAAAATGGAAGAAGAATTTAAGAGAAATTTCCCTCATCTTTCAATGGGAATGTCGCACGACTTTGAGATTGCCGTAGAAGAGGGAGCTACAATTGTTAGAATTGGAACAGCACTTTTTGGACCGAGAAACTACTAA